One Primulina huaijiensis isolate GDHJ02 chromosome 8, ASM1229523v2, whole genome shotgun sequence genomic region harbors:
- the LOC140983298 gene encoding glucosamine inositolphosphorylceramide transferase 1-like, whose translation MGSCPIVTSGSSSAGPRGGGWFRWWWHGGVGGGKSNSLVNRNGNCSINGNNNNTNEHCVLSSSLVFLLVSVVVLGSIGTLYGKFMLTANVRSEINAPLGCGLDSEGTWAIGVYYGDSPFSLKPIEAMNVWKNESAAWPVANPVLTCASPSDSGFPSNFVADPFLYVQGDTLYLFYETKNSVTMQGDIGVARSVDKGATWKHLGIALDEDWHLSYPYVFDYNGNIYMVPESSAKGDLRLYRAINFPLTWTMDKIIVKKPLVDSFIIPHQGLFWLFGSDHSGIGAKMNGQLEIWYSNSPLGPWKPHKKNPIYNTDKSMGARNGGRPFVCNGNLYRVGQDCGETYGKRVRVFKIGVLTTDEFREVEVPLGVKESNKGRNAWNGARSHHIDVQQLSSGEWIAVLDGDRVPSGDAVLRFIFGLASFLAVSVFVMLVGFLLGVVKCIVPLSWCPHNMGKRSDALLTWEKPSLLSAKLRLFCSRLNRASSTLRARIRPNSCSGIIILTFVIVVAMMLTCCGVNYIYGGNGQEPYPLNGHYSEFTLLTMTYDARLWNLKMYVEHYSRCSSVREIVVVWNKGMPPQLSDFNSAVPLRIRIEEKNSLNNRFKIDPLIKTRAVLELDDDIMMTCDDIERGFRVWREHPERIVGFYPRFVNGSPLKYRGEKHARKHDGYNMILTGAAFIDSTIAFERYWSTDAAEGREMVDSFFNCEDVLMNYLYANKSSTNVVEYIKPAWAIDTSKFSSVAISRNTQAHYGVRSNCLTKFSDMYGSLTHRKVEFSRRTDGWDV comes from the exons ATGGGTTCATGTCCAATCGTGACTTCGGGATCCTCCAGCGCCGGTCCCCGTGGAGGCGGGTGGTTCAGGTGGTGGTGGCACGGAGGGGTTGGGGGTGGGAAGAGCAACAGCCTTGTTAATCGGAATGGAAACTGTAGCATTAATGGTAATAACAATAATACTAATGAGCATTGTGTTCTCTCGTCGAGTCttgtgtttttgttggtttcgGTTGTCGTTTTGGGGTCGATAGGGACTTTGTATGGGAAGTTCATGCTCACGGCCAACGTGAGGTCGGAGATCAACGCGCCGCTCGGCTGCGGCTTAGATAGTGAGGGTACGTGGGCCATTGGCGTTTACTATGGTGATTCACCCTTTTCTCTCAAGCCAATTGAAGCT ATGAATGTTTGGAAGAATGAGAGTGCAGCATGGCCTGTAGCCAATCCTGTTCTTACTTGTGCTTCACCTTCTGATTCTGGCTTTCCCAGTAATTTTGTTGCTGACCCTTTTCTTTATGTACAG GGAGATACTCTATATTTGTTTTATGAAACAAAAAATTCTGTTACCATGCAAGGAGATATAGGAGTTGCACGAAGTGTAGACAAGGGAGCAACATGGAAGCATTTGGGTATTGCCCTAGATGAAGATTGGCATCTCTCATATCCCTATGTCTTTGACTACAACGGAAAC ATTTATATGGTGCCAGAGAGCAGTGCAAAAGGGGATCTTCGTCTTTATCGTGCCATAAACTTCCCTCTGACATGGACAATGGATAAGATTATTGTGAAAAAGCCTCTAGTAGATTCTTTTATAATTCCTCATCAGGGCTTGTTTTGGCTTTTCGGTTCTGACCACAGCGGGATTGGCGCCAAAATGAATGGACAACTGGAGATCTGGTATAGCAATTCCCCTCTCGGTCCTTGGAAACCTCATAAGAAGAACCCTATATATAACACAGACAAGAGCATGGGAGCTCGGAATGGAGGCAGGCCATTTGTATGTAATGGAAATCTTTATCGCGTCGGTCAAGACTGCGGTGAGACATATGGAAAGCGCGTACGTGTATTCAAGATTGGAGTTTTGACCACTGATGAATTCAGAGAAGTCGAGGTTCCTTTGGGAGTCAAGGAGTCGAATAAAGGCCGGAATGCATGGAACGGTGCTCGTAGCCATCACATCGATGTTCAACAGCTCAGTTCTGGTGAGTGGATTGCAGTTCTTGATGGTGATCGAGTACCATCAGGAGATGCAGTTCTACGCTTTATATTTGGGTTAGCTTCGTTTCTAGCAGTGTCAGTTTTTGTCATGCTCGTGGGATTTTTACTTGGGGTCGTGAAGTGTATTGTCCCATTAAGTTGGTGCCCACACAATATGGGAAAGAGGAGTGATGCTTTATTGACATGGGAGAAGCCGAGTCTGTTATCTGCAAAACTAAGACTGTTCTGCAGTCGTTTGAACCGAGCAAGCTCTACTCTGCGTGCTAGAATAAGGCCAAACAGTTGCAGCGGAATCATCATCCTGACTTTCGTGATTGTGGTGGCTATGATGCTGACATGTTGCGGGGTCAATTATATCTACGGCGGAAATGGACAGGAACCATACCCACTGAATGGTCACTACTCCGAGTTCACTTTATTAACCATGACCTACGATGCTCGACTTTGGAATCTGAAAATGTACGTGGAACATTACTCGAGATGCTCCTCTGTGCGTGAGATAGTTGTAGTGTGGAACAAAGGAATGCCTCCGCAGTTAAGCGACTTCAACTCAGCCGTTCCCCTAAGGATAAGGATAGAGGAAAAAAATTCATTGAACAACCGCTTCAAGATCGATCCATTGATAAAGACTCGGGCAGTTCTTGAGCTTGATGATGATATCATGATGACTTGTGATGACATCGAACGAGGGTTCAGAGTCTGGCGTGAGCATCCAGAACGAATAGTGGGGTTCTATCCGCGTTTCGTCAACGGGTCCCCATTAAAGTATAGAGGGGAGAAACATGCCCGAAAACATGACGGGTACAACATGATTTTGACCGGGGCTGCTTTTATTGACAGTACCATAGCATTTGAGAGATATTGGAGCACAGACGCCGCGGAAGGCCGAGAGATGGTGGACAGTTTCTTTAACTGCGAAGACGTATTGATGAACTATTTATATGCAAATAAAAGCTCGACTAACGTGGTCGAGTACATTAAACCCGCGTGGGCGATAGATACGTCGAAATTTTCTAGTGTTGCTATCAGCAGGAATACACAGGCTCATTATGGGGTCCGAAGCAACTGCTTGACGAAGTTTTCGGACATGTATGGAAGTTTAACTCACCGGAAGGTGGAGTTCAGCAGACGAACCGATGGTTGGGATGTATAG
- the LOC140983214 gene encoding uncharacterized protein encodes MVKCLCVSNFALSCGWKRDLCPPQSLFKWDFGQNRSQKADPKYYDEIDLPFPTSLVSKTFLKGKELKCCYKATIDGFSATDFHNKCDFKGPCVIIAYTDKSFKFGAFNPEGYRSTDDYYDTFDAFLFYWIEDRLFILPKVGGSGAALFDYARGGPQFGADGLLIGPPLAPVMGGFAGPDTNSGVGDLRQAKSRLGLSYAKRHDGKESLFGDESKAILQEVVLFCSPQIASLY; translated from the exons ATGGTGAAATGCCTTTGTGTGTCAAATTTTGCACTTTCATGTGGTTGGAAGAGAGATTTATGTCCCCCACAGAGCTTATTCAAATGGGATTTTGGCCAAAACAGAAGCCAAAAGGCTGACCCAAAATATTACGATGAAATTGATCTTCCTTTCCCAACTTCACTCGTCTCCAAAACATTCTTGAAAG GCAAGGAACTAAAATGCTGCTACAAGGCAACGATTGACGGATTCAGTGCCACTGATTTTCACAACAAATGCGACTTCAAAGGGCCTTGTGTCATCATTGCCTACACGGACAAATCCTTCAAATTTGGAGCCTTTAACCCCGAAGGCTACAGGAGCACAGATGACTACTACGACACTTTCGACGCCTTTCTCTTTTACTGGATCGAAGACCGGCTGTTTATCTTGCCTAAAGTTGGTGGTAGCGGTGCAGCCCTATTCGACTATGCGCGAGGCGGCCCACAATTCGGGGCCGATGGGTTGCTCATTGGGCCACCTCTAGCTCCGGTGATGGGAGGGTTTGCCGGGCCGGATACGAACTCGGGTGTCGGGGATTTGAGGCAGGCTAAGTCTAGGTTGGGGCTGTCTTATGCTAAGAGACATGATGGGAAGGAATCATTGTTTGGTGATGAGTCTAAGGCAATTCTTCAAGAAGTAGTGTTGTTTTGTAGCCCTCAAATTGCAAGTTTGTACTGA
- the LOC140981976 gene encoding uncharacterized protein codes for MHAIKGGWVGQAFALATSNDSGRKKSRIRRSKEERKDMVESYIKKYQKSNNGNFPSLNLTHKEVGGSFYTVREIVREIIQENRVLAPPKVLVDDYDHSVFIEQHPLGSLSIEPKTDSSIFANAVNGSEACEKNQEFDSVVIDAVPIHHQAYSEESTLPSGHKFGGPGSQRHGSEQYVNSDDEGVNGEKVKEFRQRTYTESVVMSIPDGQKERDKVETSQVITSHMRSNVVVETFPLRPIFRTIHDMDVETLQDKAIQQEKMQSMESSNSLVIENDMKKNQDLELEQNHEYGEEKVELNFQIPSLEGPNSSEVGTGGLNVVDVKNVESKGSVPDGTKYVDSTESFVTKDSTSIKRKSGDCENTSSQTASDLILDRIDSETQEDESERPVRPENYDVLAFIKTFISAFLRFWKE; via the exons ATGCATGCAATTAAAGGTGGCTGGGTTGGGCAGGCATTTGCCCTTGCTACGAGCAATGACTCGGGGAGAAAGAAGTCTCGGATTAGGCGCTCCAAAGAAGAGCGAAAGGATATGGTTGAATCTTACATAAAGAA GTATCAAAAATCGAATAACGGGAATTTTCCTTCACTCAATCTTACGCACAAAGAAGTTGGTGGCTCTTTCTATACTGTGCGAGAAATTGTTCGGGAGATTATTCAAGAGAATAGAGTATTAGCTCCACCTAAAGTGCTTGTGGACGATTATGACCATTCTGTTTTTATCGAACAACACCCACTAGGATCTTTATCTATCGAACCTAAAACTGATTCGTCAATATTTGCAAATGCTGTTAATGGGAGTGAGGCCTGTGAAAAAAATCAGGAATTTGATTCTGTTGTGATTGATGCCGTTCCCATTCATCATCAAGCCTATAGTGAAGAGAGTACTCTCCCATCTGGCCATAAATTTGGTGGACCGGGAAGTCAGAGGCATGGTAGCGAGCAATATGTTAATAGCGATGATGAGGGAGTCAACGGAGAAAAAGTCAAAGAGTTCAGACAGCGAACATATACCGAGTCAGTAGTTATGTCGATTCCGGATGGACAGAAAGAGAGAGACAAAGTAGAAACATCTCAAGTCATAACATCTCATATGAGGTCTAATGTTGTAGTGGAGACGTTTCCACTAAGGCCTATTTTTCGGACAATTCATGATATGGATGTAGAAACATTGCAAGATAAAGCAATACAGCAAGAGAAAATGCAATCCATGGAAAGTTCGAATTCTCTGGTTATTGAGAACGATATGAAAAAGAATCAAGATTTGGAATTGGAACAGAATCATGAATATGGGGAGGAGAAAGTGGAGCTAAATTTCCAAATCCCTTCTTTGGAAGGTCCAAATTCATCAGAAGTGGGAACTGGTGGGCTTAATGTGGTTGATGTCAAGAATGTCGAATCCAAGGGCTCCGTGCCTGATGGGACTAAG TATGTTGATTCCACTGAAAGCTTCGTTACCAAAGACTCAACGTCGATCAAAAGAAAGTCAGGTGATTGCGAAAATACCAGTTCACAGACTGCAAGTGACCTGATTCTGGATAGAATCGATAG TGAAACTCAGGAAGATGAATCTGAGAGACCCGTTCGACCTGAAAATTATGACGTCCTGGCATTTATCAAGACCTTTATTTCTGCATTTTTAAGGTTTTGGAAGGAATAA